The Meriones unguiculatus strain TT.TT164.6M chromosome 1, Bangor_MerUng_6.1, whole genome shotgun sequence genome has a segment encoding these proteins:
- the Brms1 gene encoding breast cancer metastasis-suppressor 1: MPIQPPGKETEEMEAEGDSAAEMNGEADESDEERSGSQTESEEESSEMDEEDYERRRSECVSEMLDLEKQFSELKEKLFRERLSQLRLRLEEVGAERAPEYTEPLGGLQQSLKIRIQVAGIYKGFCLDVIRNKYECELQGAKQHLESEKLLLYDTLLGELQERIQRLEEDRQSLDISSEWWDDKLHARGSSKTWDSLPPSKRKKAPLVSGPYIVYMLQEIDILEDWTAIKKARAAVSPQKRKADGP; the protein is encoded by the exons ATGCCCATCCAGCCTCCaggtaaagaaacagaagagatggaggcagaaggcgACTCGGCTGCTGAGATGAACGGGGAGGCAGATGAGAGTGACGAGGAGCGGAGTGGCAGCCAGACTGAGTCAGAGGAGGAGAGCTCAG AGATGGATGAGGAGGACTATGAGCGACGCCGCAGTGAGTGTGTCAGTGAGATGCTGGACCTGGAAAAGCAGTTCTCGGAGCTGAAGGAGAA GCTCTTCAGGGAACGGCTGAGCCAGCTGCGCTTACGGCTGGAGGAAGTGGGGGCCGAGAGAGCCCCAGAATACACAGAGCCTCTTGGAGGGCTGCAGCAGAGCCTGAAGATCCGCATTCAGGTGGCAG GGATCTACAAGGGCTTCTGTCTGGATGTGATCAGGAACAAGTATGAGTGTGAGCTCCAGGGAGCCAAACAACACCTGGAG AGCGAGAAGCTGCTGCTGTATGACACACTGCTTGGGGAGCTGCAGGAGCGGAtccagaggctggaggaggaccGCCAGAGCCTGGACATCAGCTCTG AGTGGTGGGATGACAAACTGCATGCCAGAGGCAGCTCAAAGACCTGGGACTCACTGCCACCCAGCAAGAGGAAGAAGGCCCCGCTCGTGTCTG GCCCATATATTGTGTACATGCTGCAGGAGATCGACATCCTGGAAGACTGGACAGCTATCAAAAAG gccagggcAGCAGTGTCCCCTCAGAAGAGGAAAGCAGATG GACCCTGA
- the Slc29a2 gene encoding equilibrative nucleoside transporter 2 isoform X2 — protein sequence MARGDAPRDSYHLVGISFFILGLGTLLPWNFFITAIPYFQARLAGANSTAETLSTNHTSPTDTFNFNNWVTLLSQLPLLLFTLLNSFLYQCIPESVRILGSLLAILLLFALTAALVKVDLSPGLFFSITMASVWFINSFCAVLQGSLFGQLGTMPSTYSTLFLSGQGLAGIFAALAMLMSMASGVDAQTSALGYFITPCVGILLSVICYLSLPHLEFARYYLVKKLSQAPAQELETKAELLQADEKNGIPISPQQAGPTPDLDPEKEPELDEPLKPGKPSVFVVFRKIWLTALCLVLVFTVTLSVFPAITAMVTSSTSPGKWSRFFNPICCFLLFNTMDWLGRSLTSYFLWPDEDSRLLPLLVCLRFLFVPLFMLCHVPERARLPIIFWQDAYFITFMLLFAVSNGYLVSLTMCLAPRQVLPHEREVAGALMTFFLALGLSCGASLSFLFKALL from the exons ATGGCGCGCGGAGACGCCCCTCGGGACAG CTACCACCTGGTCGGCATCAGCTTCTTCATTCTGGGGCTGGGCACCCTCCTCCCCTGGAACTTCTTCATCACCGCCATCCCG TACTTCCAGGCACGGTTGGCAGGGGCCAACAGCACCGCTGAGACCCTGAGCACCAACCACACCAGTCCCACAGACACTTTCAATTTCAACAACTGGGTGACCCTGCTGTCCCAGCTGCCTCTACTGCTCTTCACGCTGCTCAACTCCTTCCTGTATCAGTG CATCCCTGAGTCGGTGCGTATTCTGGGCAGCCTGCTGGCCATCCTACTGCTCTTTGCCCTGACAGCAGCCCTGGTAAAGGTGGACTTGAGCCCTGGGCTGTTCTTTTCCATCACCATGGCGTCCGTCTGGTTCATCAACT CCTTCTGTGCAGTACTTCAAGGCAGCCTTTTTGGGCAGCTGGGTACCATGCCTTCTACCTACAGcaccctcttcctcagtggccagGGCCTGGCTGGGATCTTCGCTGCCCTTGCTATGCTCATGTCCATGGCCA GTGGCGTGGATGCCCAGACCTCTGCCCTTGGGTACTTCATCACACCCTGTGTGGGCATCCTCCTCTCCGTCATCTGTTACCTTAGCCTGCCCCATCTG GAGTTTGCCCGATACTACCTGGTCAAGAAGCTGTCCCAGGCCCCAGCTCAGGAGCTAGAGACCAAAGCTGAACTCCTCCAAGCCG ATGAgaagaatgggattcccatcagcCCCCAGCAGGCAGGCCCAACTCCGGATCTTGACCCTGAGAAGGAGCCGGAGCTGGATGAGCCACTGAAGCCAGGAAAACCTTCAGTCTTCGTTGTCTTCCGGAAG ATCTGGCTGACGGCGCTGTGCCTTGTGTTGGTCTTCACAGTCACCCTGTCGGTCTTTCCTGCCATCACAGCCATGGTGACCAGCTCCACCAGCCCTGGGAAGTGGA GTCGGTTCTTCAACCCCATCTGCTGCTTCCTGCTCTTCAACACCATGGATTGGCTGGGCCGGAGCCTGACCTCGTACTTCCTGTGG CCAGATGAGGACAGCCGGCTGCTGCCCCTGCTGGTGTGCCTGCGCTTCCTGTTTGTGCCACTCTTCATGCTGTGCCATGTGCCCGAGCGTGCCCGGCTGCCCATCATCTTCTGGCAGGACGCCTACTTCATCACCTTCATGCTGCTCTTCGCCGTTTCCAATGGCTATTTGGTTTCTCTCACCATGTGCCTGGCGCCCAG GCAGGTGCTGCCGCATGAGAGGGAAGTGGCCGGAGCCCTCATGACCTTCTTCCTGGCCCTGGGGCTCTCCTGCGgggcctctctgtccttcctcttcAAGGCTTTACTCTGA
- the B4gat1 gene encoding beta-1,4-glucuronyltransferase 1 produces MQMSYAIRCAFYQLLLAALMLVAMLQLLYLSLLSGLHGQEEQEQYFEFFPPSPRSVDQVKSQLRTALASGGVLDASGDYRVYRGLLKTTMDPSDVILATHASVDNLLHLSGLLERWEGPLSVSVFAATKEEAQLATVLAYALSSHCPEMRARVAMHLVCPSRYEAAVPDPREPGEFALLRSCQEVFDKLARVAQPGINYALGTNISYPNNLLRNLAREEANYALVIDVDMVPSEGLWRGLREMLDQSNHWDGTALVVPAFEIRRARRMPMNKNELVQLYQVGEVRPFYYGLCTPCHAPTNYSRWVNLPEESLLRPAYAVPWRDPWEPFYVAGGKVPTFDERFRQYGFNRISQACELHVAGFNFEVLNEGFLVHKGFKEALKFHPQKEAENQRNKILYRQFKQELKARYPNSPHRC; encoded by the exons ATGCAAATGTCCTACGCCATCCGATGCGCCTTCTACCAGCTGCTGCTGGCCGCGCTCATGTTGGTGGCAATGCTGCAGCTGCTGTACCTATCACTGCTCTCCGGGCTGCACggtcaggaggagcaggaacAGTATTTCGAGTTCTTCCCGCCGTCCCCGCGATCCGTGGACCAGGTAAAGTCTCAGCTCCGCACCGCACTGGCCTCCGGAGGCGTTCTGGATGCCAGCGGCGATTATCGCGTATACAGGGGTCTGCTGAAGACCACCATGGACCCCAGCGATGTCATACTGGCCACGCACGCCAGCGTGGACAACCTGCTGCACCTGTCCGGACTTCTGGAGCGCTGGGAGGGTCCTCTGTCCGTGTCAGTGTTCGCGGCCACCAAAGAAGAGGCGCAGCTGGCCACGGTGCTGGCCTACGCGCTAAGTAGCCACTGCCCTGAGATGCGCGCCAGGGTCGCCATGCACCTCGTGTGCCCTTCGCGTTATGAGGCCGCTGTGCCCGACCCCCGAGAACCTGGGGAGTTTGCCCTGCTGCGGTCCTGCCAGGAGGTCTTTGACAAGCTAGCCAGAGTGGCCCAGCCTGGGATTAATTATGCACTGGGCACCAACATCTCCTACCCCAATAACCTATTAAGAAATCTGGCTCGGGAAGAGGCCAACTATGCCCTGGTGATCGATGTGGACATGGTGCCCAGCGAAGGGCTGTGGAGAGGCCTGAGGGAGATGCTGGATCAGAGTAACCACTGGGATGGCACAGCCCTGGTGGTGCCCGCGTTTGAAATCCGCCGGGCCCGCCGGATGCCGATGAACAAGAACGAGCTGGTGCAGCTCTATCAGGTGGGCGAAGTCCGACCCTTCTATTATGGGCTGTGCACGCCTTGCCATGCACCTACCAACTACTCCCGCTGGGTCAACCTGCCAGAAGAGAGCTTACTGAGACCTGCCTACGCGGTGCCCTGGAGGGACCCCTGGGAACCATTTTATGTCGCTGGAGGAAAGGTGCCCACCTTTGATGAACGCTTTCGGCAGTATGGCTTCAATCGCATCAGCCAG GCCTGTGAGCTGCACGTGGCAGGGTTTAATTTTGAGGTGCTGAACGAAGGTTTTCTGGTTCATAAGGGCTTCAAGGAAGCATTGAAGTTCCATCCCCAAAAGGAGGCTGAAAACCAGCGCAATAAGATTCTTTATCGCCAGTTCAAACAGGAATTGAAGGCTAGGTACCCCAACTCTCCGCATCGATGCTGA
- the Slc29a2 gene encoding equilibrative nucleoside transporter 2 isoform X1, translating to MARGDAPRDSYHLVGISFFILGLGTLLPWNFFITAIPYFQARLAGANSTAETLSTNHTSPTDTFNFNNWVTLLSQLPLLLFTLLNSFLYQCIPESVRILGSLLAILLLFALTAALVKVDLSPGLFFSITMASVWFINSFCAVLQGSLFGQLGTMPSTYSTLFLSGQGLAGIFAALAMLMSMASGVDAQTSALGYFITPCVGILLSVICYLSLPHLEFARYYLVKKLSQAPAQELETKAELLQADEKNGIPISPQQAGPTPDLDPEKEPELDEPLKPGKPSVFVVFRKIWLTALCLVLVFTVTLSVFPAITAMVTSSTSPGKWSRFFNPICCFLLFNTMDWLGRSLTSYFLWVSLSGRNQPEVWEVAGDQRVRRNTESQMRTAGCCPCWCACASCLCHSSCCAMCPSVPGCPSSSGRTPTSSPSCCSSPFPMAIWFLSPCAWRPGRCCRMRGKWPEPS from the exons ATGGCGCGCGGAGACGCCCCTCGGGACAG CTACCACCTGGTCGGCATCAGCTTCTTCATTCTGGGGCTGGGCACCCTCCTCCCCTGGAACTTCTTCATCACCGCCATCCCG TACTTCCAGGCACGGTTGGCAGGGGCCAACAGCACCGCTGAGACCCTGAGCACCAACCACACCAGTCCCACAGACACTTTCAATTTCAACAACTGGGTGACCCTGCTGTCCCAGCTGCCTCTACTGCTCTTCACGCTGCTCAACTCCTTCCTGTATCAGTG CATCCCTGAGTCGGTGCGTATTCTGGGCAGCCTGCTGGCCATCCTACTGCTCTTTGCCCTGACAGCAGCCCTGGTAAAGGTGGACTTGAGCCCTGGGCTGTTCTTTTCCATCACCATGGCGTCCGTCTGGTTCATCAACT CCTTCTGTGCAGTACTTCAAGGCAGCCTTTTTGGGCAGCTGGGTACCATGCCTTCTACCTACAGcaccctcttcctcagtggccagGGCCTGGCTGGGATCTTCGCTGCCCTTGCTATGCTCATGTCCATGGCCA GTGGCGTGGATGCCCAGACCTCTGCCCTTGGGTACTTCATCACACCCTGTGTGGGCATCCTCCTCTCCGTCATCTGTTACCTTAGCCTGCCCCATCTG GAGTTTGCCCGATACTACCTGGTCAAGAAGCTGTCCCAGGCCCCAGCTCAGGAGCTAGAGACCAAAGCTGAACTCCTCCAAGCCG ATGAgaagaatgggattcccatcagcCCCCAGCAGGCAGGCCCAACTCCGGATCTTGACCCTGAGAAGGAGCCGGAGCTGGATGAGCCACTGAAGCCAGGAAAACCTTCAGTCTTCGTTGTCTTCCGGAAG ATCTGGCTGACGGCGCTGTGCCTTGTGTTGGTCTTCACAGTCACCCTGTCGGTCTTTCCTGCCATCACAGCCATGGTGACCAGCTCCACCAGCCCTGGGAAGTGGA GTCGGTTCTTCAACCCCATCTGCTGCTTCCTGCTCTTCAACACCATGGATTGGCTGGGCCGGAGCCTGACCTCGTACTTCCTGTGGGTGAGCTTGTCTGGGCGGAACCAGCCAGAAGTTTGGGAAGTAGCCGGGGACCAAAGGGTGCGGAGGAACACAGAAAG CCAGATGAGGACAGCCGGCTGCTGCCCCTGCTGGTGTGCCTGCGCTTCCTGTTTGTGCCACTCTTCATGCTGTGCCATGTGCCCGAGCGTGCCCGGCTGCCCATCATCTTCTGGCAGGACGCCTACTTCATCACCTTCATGCTGCTCTTCGCCGTTTCCAATGGCTATTTGGTTTCTCTCACCATGTGCCTGGCGCCCAG GCAGGTGCTGCCGCATGAGAGGGAAGTGGCCGGAGCCCTCATGA